In Kitasatospora sp. NA04385, a single genomic region encodes these proteins:
- a CDS encoding metallopeptidase family protein yields the protein MDSSTPPSPPGPGRRKHRDRHGRGLRGPLAPPQVPISLTRSELFDDYVRESMERLVRRWPQLEDVEFAVLEVPLPAKGEPEPDTVPLGRVIPGVTGRRSRILVYRRPVEIRAKSKEDRAALVHEILIEQVAELLGLSPDAIDPRYGEE from the coding sequence ATGGACAGCTCGACACCCCCGTCCCCGCCCGGTCCCGGTCGCCGCAAGCACCGCGACCGGCACGGCCGCGGCCTGCGCGGGCCGCTGGCCCCGCCGCAGGTGCCCATCTCGCTGACCCGGTCCGAGCTCTTCGACGACTACGTCCGGGAGTCCATGGAGCGGCTGGTGCGGCGCTGGCCCCAACTGGAGGACGTGGAGTTCGCCGTCCTGGAGGTCCCGCTGCCCGCCAAGGGCGAGCCCGAGCCGGACACCGTGCCGCTCGGCCGGGTGATCCCCGGCGTGACGGGCCGGCGCAGCCGGATCCTGGTCTACCGGCGGCCGGTGGAGATCCGCGCCAAGTCCAAGGAGGACCGGGCCGCGCTGGTCCACGAGATCCTGATCGAGCAGGTCGCGGAACTGCTGGGGCTCTCGCCGGACGCGATCGACCCGCGCTACGGCGAGGAGTAG
- a CDS encoding phosphomannomutase/phosphoglucomutase, with protein sequence MVRDLKQLVKAYDVRGVVPDQWDESLAYAFGAAFVEVIGGSAVVVGHDMRPSSPSLSRAFAEGAASRGADVVEIGLCSTDQLYYASGSLDLPGAMFTASHNPAQYNGIKLCRAGAAPVGQDTGLSDIRELVESWLDEDGKVHVPAAAPAAVGGLSAKETLGGYADHLRKLVDLTAIRPLKVAVDAGNGMGGHTVPTVLDGLPLDVVPMYFELDGTFPNHEANPLDPANLVDLQAKVREVGADIGLAFDGDADRCFVIDENGDPVSPSAITALVAEREIARAQAGGEANPTIIHNLITSWTVPEVVRDLGGVPVRTRVGHSFIKQEMANTDAVFGGEHSAHYYFRDFWRADTGMLAALHVLAALGGQDGPLSALTAQYERYAASGEINSTVADQAAATEKVRAAYAGLEGVTTDELDGLTVAGPDWWFNLRASNTEPLLRLNAEAKDPAKMAELRDGVLAIVRG encoded by the coding sequence CTGGTGCGGGACCTCAAGCAGCTTGTGAAGGCGTACGACGTCCGGGGCGTCGTGCCGGACCAGTGGGACGAGTCGCTGGCGTACGCCTTCGGTGCGGCCTTCGTCGAGGTGATCGGCGGCAGCGCGGTGGTCGTCGGCCACGACATGCGCCCGTCCTCGCCCTCGCTGTCCCGCGCCTTCGCCGAGGGCGCCGCCTCCCGCGGCGCCGACGTGGTGGAGATCGGGCTGTGCTCCACCGACCAGCTGTACTACGCCAGCGGCAGCCTGGACCTGCCCGGCGCGATGTTCACCGCCTCGCACAACCCGGCCCAGTACAACGGCATCAAGCTGTGCCGCGCGGGCGCCGCCCCGGTCGGCCAGGACACCGGCCTGTCGGACATCCGCGAGCTGGTCGAGTCCTGGCTCGACGAGGACGGCAAGGTGCACGTCCCGGCCGCCGCGCCCGCCGCCGTGGGCGGGCTGTCCGCCAAGGAGACCCTGGGCGGCTACGCCGACCACCTGCGCAAGCTGGTCGACCTGACCGCAATCCGCCCGCTCAAGGTCGCGGTGGACGCGGGCAACGGCATGGGCGGCCACACCGTCCCCACCGTCCTCGACGGCCTGCCGCTGGACGTCGTCCCGATGTACTTCGAGCTGGACGGCACCTTCCCCAACCACGAGGCCAACCCGCTGGACCCGGCCAACCTGGTCGACCTGCAGGCCAAGGTCCGCGAGGTCGGCGCCGACATCGGCCTGGCCTTCGACGGCGACGCCGACCGCTGCTTCGTGATCGACGAGAACGGCGACCCGGTCTCCCCGTCCGCGATCACCGCCCTGGTCGCCGAGCGCGAGATCGCCCGCGCCCAGGCGGGCGGCGAGGCCAACCCGACGATCATCCACAACCTGATCACCTCCTGGACCGTCCCCGAGGTGGTCCGCGACCTGGGCGGCGTCCCGGTCCGCACCCGGGTCGGCCACTCCTTCATCAAGCAGGAGATGGCGAACACCGACGCGGTCTTCGGCGGCGAGCACTCCGCGCACTACTACTTCCGCGACTTCTGGCGCGCGGACACCGGCATGCTGGCCGCGCTGCACGTGCTGGCCGCGCTCGGCGGGCAGGACGGCCCGCTGTCCGCGCTGACCGCCCAGTACGAGCGCTACGCCGCCTCCGGCGAGATCAACTCCACCGTCGCCGACCAGGCCGCCGCCACCGAGAAGGTGCGCGCCGCCTACGCCGGCCTGGAGGGCGTCACCACCGACGAGCTGGACGGCCTGACCGTGGCCGGCCCGGACTGGTGGTTCAACCTGCGCGCCTCCAACACCGAGCCGCTGCTGCGCCTGAACGCCGAGGCCAAGGACCCGGCGAAGATGGCCGAGCTGCGCGACGGCGTGCTGGCGATCGTCCGCGGCTGA
- a CDS encoding DUF3499 domain-containing protein has translation MDHSSTARNGDGTREPGAGLRGPVRLAVPSTLVSSVRRCSRTACGRPAVATLTYVYADSTAVLGPLATYAEPHCYDLCAEHAERLTAPRGWDVVRLAGDTGPLRRSSDDLEALANAVREAARPQERTPRQGPPADGESGRRGHLRVLRSPES, from the coding sequence GTGGACCACTCCAGCACGGCGCGTAACGGCGACGGGACACGCGAGCCGGGGGCGGGTCTTCGCGGGCCGGTCCGACTTGCGGTACCGTCCACCCTCGTGAGCTCTGTACGTCGTTGTTCGCGGACCGCGTGCGGCCGTCCGGCCGTGGCGACGCTGACGTACGTCTACGCGGACTCCACCGCGGTGCTCGGCCCGCTGGCGACCTACGCGGAACCGCACTGCTACGACCTCTGCGCCGAGCACGCCGAGCGCCTCACCGCCCCGCGCGGCTGGGACGTGGTCCGCCTGGCGGGCGACACCGGGCCGCTGCGGCGCAGCAGCGACGACCTGGAGGCACTGGCGAACGCCGTGCGCGAGGCGGCCCGCCCGCAGGAGCGCACGCCGCGTCAGGGCCCGCCCGCCGACGGCGAGTCGGGCCGGCGCGGGCACCTGCGGGTGCTGCGTTCCCCGGAGAGCTGA
- a CDS encoding SIS domain-containing protein: MFDDSLLDDPAAVLRADRRRELLALAGAGARIRIALRRADAAGVGALNPDGRPRAVLVAGHGGVLTAAAVLAALAVPSSQVWPLPPSDARPGGFAFTDGETWQLPGWAGPLDLIVVASENGREGGLINLAEQAYGRGCAIAVIAPEGSELFEAALQVRALPLPFEPSTAEPEGSDAEPDLPAEDPAALWAFLAPLLALTDRIGVTQLAPGALEAAADRLDEVAVRCRPDAHAYDNPAKSLAARLAETVPLLWAEGAPAAAAAERFAAALADRAGLPALAARLPQALTAHRGMFTGRLGADPDDFFRDRVDEPVALQLQVLLLRHTPGVAELEQPGWPVARARRLAAAHEVRITEHASSREEPLQALAELIGLTDFAAVYLGLATRS, from the coding sequence ATGTTCGACGACTCCCTGCTGGACGACCCGGCCGCCGTGCTGCGCGCCGACCGGCGGCGCGAGCTGCTGGCGCTGGCCGGGGCGGGCGCCCGGATCCGGATCGCGCTGCGCCGGGCCGACGCAGCCGGCGTCGGCGCGCTGAACCCGGACGGGCGGCCGCGCGCGGTGCTGGTCGCCGGGCACGGCGGGGTGCTGACCGCCGCCGCCGTGCTGGCGGCGCTGGCGGTGCCCAGCAGCCAGGTGTGGCCGCTGCCGCCGTCCGACGCCCGCCCCGGCGGGTTCGCCTTCACCGACGGCGAGACCTGGCAACTGCCGGGCTGGGCCGGTCCGTTGGACCTGATCGTGGTGGCCAGCGAGAACGGCCGCGAGGGCGGCCTGATCAACCTGGCCGAGCAGGCGTACGGCCGCGGCTGCGCGATCGCGGTGATCGCCCCGGAGGGCTCGGAGCTGTTCGAGGCGGCGCTCCAGGTGCGCGCCCTGCCGCTGCCGTTCGAGCCCAGCACGGCGGAGCCGGAGGGCTCCGACGCCGAACCCGACCTCCCGGCCGAGGACCCGGCCGCGCTGTGGGCCTTCCTGGCCCCGCTGCTCGCCCTGACCGACCGGATCGGCGTCACCCAGCTCGCCCCCGGCGCGCTGGAGGCCGCCGCCGACCGCCTCGACGAGGTCGCGGTGCGCTGCCGCCCCGACGCGCACGCCTACGACAACCCGGCGAAGTCCCTGGCCGCCCGGCTCGCCGAGACCGTCCCGCTGCTGTGGGCCGAGGGCGCCCCGGCCGCCGCCGCGGCGGAGCGGTTCGCCGCCGCCCTGGCCGACCGGGCCGGCCTGCCCGCGCTGGCCGCCCGCCTCCCGCAGGCGCTGACCGCGCACCGCGGCATGTTCACCGGTCGGCTCGGCGCCGACCCGGACGACTTCTTCCGCGACCGGGTCGACGAGCCGGTCGCGCTCCAGCTGCAGGTGCTGCTGCTGCGGCACACCCCGGGCGTGGCCGAGCTGGAGCAGCCCGGCTGGCCGGTGGCCCGGGCCCGCCGGCTGGCGGCCGCGCACGAGGTCCGGATCACCGAGCACGCCTCCAGCCGGGAGGAGCCGCTGCAGGCGCTGGCCGAGCTGATCGGCCTGACCGACTTCGCCGCGGTGTACCTGGGCCTGGCCACCCGGAGCTGA
- a CDS encoding SigE family RNA polymerase sigma factor, producing MAELARDEEFTAFVASRAVWLRKVAYLLCADWHRADDLVQESITKLYTHWGRAGRAENRDGYARTVLVNTFLAEQRTAWWRRTRPAARPPEGAPSAEPDLAVSLDLREALAALPPRQRATVVLRYYCDLTVEQTAAELGCSSGNVKSQSSRALEALRRSAALRPVGRSGA from the coding sequence ATGGCGGAGCTGGCGCGGGACGAGGAGTTCACCGCGTTCGTGGCGTCCAGGGCGGTCTGGTTGCGGAAGGTCGCGTACCTGCTGTGCGCGGACTGGCACCGTGCGGACGACCTGGTGCAGGAGAGCATCACCAAGCTGTACACCCACTGGGGACGGGCGGGCCGGGCGGAGAACCGGGACGGCTACGCGCGGACGGTGCTGGTGAACACGTTCCTGGCCGAGCAGCGCACCGCGTGGTGGCGGCGGACCAGGCCCGCGGCGCGGCCGCCGGAGGGCGCGCCGTCCGCGGAGCCGGACCTGGCGGTGTCACTGGACCTGCGGGAGGCGTTGGCGGCGCTGCCGCCGCGGCAGCGGGCGACGGTGGTGCTGCGCTACTACTGCGATCTGACGGTCGAGCAGACCGCGGCCGAGCTGGGGTGTTCCAGCGGCAATGTGAAGAGCCAGAGTTCGCGGGCGCTGGAGGCGCTGCGGCGTTCCGCGGCGCTGCGTCCGGTGGGGAGGTCCGGGGCATGA
- the ahcY gene encoding adenosylhomocysteinase, which translates to MSDQPTGDFKVADLSLAPFGRKEIQLAEHEMPGLMSIRAEYAASQPLAGARITGSLHMTVQTAVLIETLTALGAEVRWCSCNIFSTQDHAAAAIAVGPEGTPENPQGVPVFAWKGETLDEYWWCTEQALTWPDGQTPNMILDDGGDATLLIHKGVEFEKAGAAPSPDTADNDEFRIILELLNRTLVETPQKWTEVAATIKGVTEETTTGVHRLYEMHRDGKLLFPAINVNDSVTKSKFDNKYGCRHSLIDGINRATDVLIGGKVAVVAGYGDVGKGCAESLRGQGARVIVTEIDPICALQAAMDGYQVATLEDVVESADIFITTTGNKDIIMASHMARMKHQAIVGNIGHFDNEIDMAGLAQLPGVVKTEVKPQVHEWRKADGRTIIVLSEGRLLNLGNATGHPSFVMSNSFANQTIAQIELFTKTEQYPVGVYVLPKHLDEKVARLHLDALGVKLTTLTQDQADYIGVPVEGPYKAEQYRY; encoded by the coding sequence ATGTCGGACCAGCCCACCGGCGACTTCAAGGTCGCCGACCTCTCCCTGGCCCCGTTCGGTCGCAAGGAGATCCAGCTCGCCGAGCACGAGATGCCCGGCCTGATGTCGATCCGCGCCGAGTACGCCGCCTCCCAGCCGCTCGCCGGCGCCCGGATCACCGGCTCGCTGCACATGACCGTCCAGACCGCCGTGCTGATCGAGACGCTCACCGCGCTGGGCGCCGAGGTCCGCTGGTGCTCCTGCAACATCTTCTCCACCCAGGACCACGCCGCCGCCGCCATCGCGGTCGGCCCGGAGGGCACCCCCGAGAACCCGCAGGGCGTGCCGGTCTTCGCCTGGAAGGGCGAGACCCTGGACGAGTACTGGTGGTGCACCGAGCAGGCGCTCACCTGGCCCGACGGCCAGACCCCCAACATGATCCTGGACGACGGCGGTGACGCCACCCTGCTGATCCACAAGGGCGTCGAGTTCGAGAAGGCCGGCGCCGCGCCGTCCCCCGACACCGCGGACAACGACGAGTTCCGGATCATCCTGGAGCTGCTCAACCGCACCCTGGTCGAGACCCCGCAGAAGTGGACCGAGGTCGCCGCCACCATCAAGGGCGTCACCGAGGAGACCACCACCGGCGTCCACCGCCTGTACGAGATGCACCGCGACGGCAAGCTGCTGTTCCCGGCCATCAACGTCAACGACTCGGTCACCAAGTCGAAGTTCGACAACAAGTACGGCTGCCGCCACTCCCTGATCGACGGCATCAACCGCGCCACCGACGTCCTGATCGGCGGCAAGGTCGCCGTCGTCGCCGGCTACGGCGACGTCGGCAAGGGCTGCGCCGAGTCGCTGCGCGGCCAGGGCGCCCGGGTCATCGTCACCGAGATCGACCCGATCTGCGCCCTGCAGGCCGCCATGGACGGCTACCAGGTCGCCACCCTGGAGGACGTCGTCGAGTCCGCCGACATCTTCATCACCACCACGGGCAACAAGGACATCATCATGGCCTCGCACATGGCCCGGATGAAGCACCAGGCCATCGTCGGCAACATCGGCCACTTCGACAACGAGATCGACATGGCCGGCCTCGCCCAGCTCCCCGGCGTGGTCAAGACCGAGGTCAAGCCGCAGGTCCACGAGTGGCGCAAGGCCGACGGCAGGACCATCATCGTGCTCTCCGAGGGCCGCCTGCTCAACCTCGGCAACGCGACCGGCCACCCGTCCTTCGTGATGTCCAACTCCTTCGCGAACCAGACCATCGCGCAGATCGAGCTGTTCACCAAGACCGAGCAGTACCCGGTCGGCGTGTACGTCCTCCCGAAGCACCTGGACGAGAAGGTCGCCCGCCTCCACCTCGACGCCCTCGGCGTCAAGCTCACCACCCTCACCCAGGACCAGGCCGACTACATCGGCGTCCCGGTCGAGGGCCCGTACAAGGCCGAGCAGTACCGCTACTGA
- a CDS encoding cation diffusion facilitator family transporter, translating into MSTEGGTKALVAALSANLGIAVSKFVAFAFSGSSSMLAEGVHSIADSGNQVLLLVGGKRSQRAATEEHPFGYGRERYVYGFLVSIVLFSIGGMFAIYEGYEKIAHPHELENWYWPVGVLVFAILLEGYSFFTAYKEASKDKGRHGWAAYIRRAKAPELPVVLLEDTGALIGLALALGGVGLTVATGDAVWDGIGTLCIGVLLVVIALVLALETKSLLIGESADADVVTRIRAALVDHDTVTSVIHMRTLHVGPEELLVAAKIGVNAEDSAAVIAEAIDHAEARVRKAVPIARAIYLEPDIYSEEKALAGPDADATPGGPGRNAH; encoded by the coding sequence TTGAGTACCGAAGGCGGCACCAAGGCACTGGTCGCGGCACTGTCCGCGAACCTGGGCATCGCGGTCAGCAAGTTCGTGGCGTTCGCGTTCTCGGGTTCGTCCTCGATGCTCGCCGAAGGCGTGCACTCGATCGCGGACTCCGGCAACCAGGTCCTGCTGCTGGTCGGCGGCAAGCGCTCGCAGCGGGCCGCCACCGAGGAGCACCCGTTCGGCTACGGCCGCGAGCGGTACGTGTACGGGTTCCTGGTCTCGATCGTGCTGTTCAGCATCGGCGGCATGTTCGCGATCTACGAGGGCTACGAGAAGATCGCCCACCCGCACGAGTTGGAGAACTGGTACTGGCCGGTCGGCGTGCTGGTGTTCGCCATCCTGCTGGAGGGCTACTCCTTCTTCACCGCCTACAAGGAGGCGTCGAAGGACAAGGGCCGGCACGGCTGGGCCGCCTACATCCGCCGCGCCAAGGCCCCCGAGCTGCCGGTCGTCCTGCTGGAGGACACCGGCGCGCTGATCGGCCTGGCGCTGGCGCTGGGCGGCGTCGGCCTGACCGTCGCCACCGGGGACGCGGTCTGGGACGGCATCGGCACCCTGTGCATCGGCGTGCTGCTGGTGGTCATCGCCCTGGTGCTGGCGCTGGAGACCAAGTCGCTGCTGATCGGCGAGTCCGCCGACGCCGACGTGGTGACGAGGATCCGCGCGGCGCTGGTCGACCACGACACCGTCACCTCGGTGATCCACATGCGCACCCTGCACGTCGGCCCCGAGGAACTGCTGGTCGCCGCCAAGATCGGGGTCAACGCGGAGGACAGCGCCGCGGTGATCGCCGAGGCGATCGACCACGCCGAGGCCCGGGTCCGCAAGGCCGTGCCGATCGCCCGGGCGATCTACCTGGAGCCCGACATCTACTCCGAGGAGAAGGCGCTGGCGGGCCCCGACGCGGACGCCACTCCGGGCGGTCCCGGCCGGAACGCCCACTGA
- a CDS encoding DUF5719 family protein: MKKPTLKAPKLKAPDLGAVTGGSRTGQSLLAGVAVLGLVFGIAELRSPASSATGAGGARTTAQVERTALVCPPPMQGLTGSTALTLFSPEGGTGSTGTGLLADANHDNVVAAQNPAQPAASAKPSDAPSGAPSEQPSGSASAPNAGAPNAGAPNVGAPVLDSRVTLAKPGVPATGPAANKDDAPGSFAIATGNLAPGFTATQVTTSENGGTSLSGADCVPSGTSFWFAGASTAGNRVDYVTLVNADSQTAVVDLRMYGDKGLIDNELASNISVGPGQSQQLLLSSLTKGPVDDLALHVVTRSGRVGAGVHAIDTGKGTDWLEPSADPGPSVTIPGIPDDVTTAHLVVATDSADDADLKVQLSGKNGWFTPAGKETVHVKAGMTAVLDFQFSAETREGASAIRLTPTSEGHPTPVVAGLRVDRENKGKTEATWLSGASPVGARASVADNRAGQTKLMLTAVGTDAKVKVTSSAGASGGTPVTKDVDVPVGTTVTVEGIDPEGANGPYGITLQTLSGGPVVAARQLSATTKDVPTFTTQQFRDDHATVQVPHVAADPGIVIK, translated from the coding sequence ATGAAGAAGCCCACCCTGAAGGCGCCCAAGCTCAAGGCCCCCGACCTGGGCGCCGTGACCGGCGGCAGCCGGACCGGCCAGTCCCTGCTGGCCGGTGTGGCCGTGCTCGGCCTGGTGTTCGGCATCGCCGAACTGCGCTCCCCGGCCTCCTCCGCCACCGGCGCCGGCGGCGCCCGCACCACCGCGCAGGTCGAACGCACCGCGCTGGTCTGCCCGCCGCCGATGCAGGGCCTCACCGGCTCCACCGCCCTCACCCTGTTCAGCCCCGAGGGCGGCACCGGCAGCACCGGCACCGGCCTGCTCGCCGACGCCAACCACGACAACGTGGTCGCCGCGCAGAACCCCGCGCAGCCCGCCGCCTCCGCCAAGCCCTCCGACGCCCCCTCCGGGGCGCCGTCCGAACAGCCCTCCGGCAGCGCCTCCGCGCCGAACGCCGGTGCGCCGAACGCCGGTGCGCCGAACGTCGGTGCGCCGGTGCTGGACTCGCGCGTCACCCTCGCCAAGCCCGGCGTCCCGGCGACCGGCCCCGCCGCCAACAAGGACGACGCCCCCGGCAGCTTCGCGATCGCCACCGGCAACCTCGCCCCCGGCTTCACCGCCACCCAGGTCACCACCTCGGAGAACGGCGGCACCAGCCTCTCCGGCGCCGACTGCGTGCCCTCCGGCACCAGCTTCTGGTTCGCCGGCGCGAGCACCGCGGGCAACCGGGTCGACTACGTCACCCTGGTCAACGCCGACAGCCAGACCGCCGTCGTCGACCTGCGGATGTACGGCGACAAGGGCCTGATCGACAACGAGCTCGCCAGCAACATCTCGGTCGGCCCCGGCCAGTCCCAGCAACTGCTGCTCAGCAGCCTCACCAAGGGCCCCGTCGACGACCTGGCGCTGCACGTCGTCACCCGCAGCGGCCGGGTCGGCGCGGGCGTCCACGCCATCGACACCGGCAAGGGCACCGACTGGCTGGAGCCCTCCGCCGACCCGGGCCCGAGCGTCACCATCCCCGGCATCCCCGACGACGTCACCACCGCCCACCTGGTGGTCGCCACCGACTCCGCCGACGACGCCGACCTGAAGGTCCAGCTCTCCGGCAAGAACGGCTGGTTCACCCCCGCGGGCAAGGAGACCGTCCACGTCAAGGCCGGGATGACCGCCGTCCTCGACTTCCAGTTCTCCGCGGAGACCCGCGAGGGCGCGAGCGCGATCCGGCTCACCCCCACCAGCGAGGGCCACCCGACCCCGGTCGTGGCCGGCCTGCGGGTCGACCGCGAGAACAAGGGCAAGACCGAGGCCACCTGGCTCTCCGGCGCCTCCCCGGTCGGCGCCCGCGCCTCCGTCGCCGACAACCGGGCCGGCCAGACCAAGCTGATGCTCACCGCCGTCGGCACCGACGCCAAGGTCAAGGTCACCAGCTCGGCCGGCGCGAGCGGCGGCACCCCCGTCACCAAGGACGTCGACGTCCCGGTCGGCACCACCGTCACCGTCGAGGGCATCGACCCCGAGGGCGCCAACGGCCCCTACGGCATCACCCTGCAGACCCTGAGCGGCGGGCCGGTGGTCGCCGCCCGCCAGCTCAGCGCCACCACCAAGGACGTCCCCACCTTCACCACCCAGCAGTTCCGCGACGACCACGCCACCGTGCAGGTCCCGCACGTCGCCGCCGACCCGGGGATCGTCATCAAGTAG
- a CDS encoding Trm112 family protein gives MSLPSFLLEILVCPECRSPLAEETEGEVHELRCTGEGCGLVYPVRDGIPVLLVDEARRPS, from the coding sequence ATGAGCCTGCCGTCCTTCCTGCTGGAGATCCTGGTCTGCCCGGAGTGCCGCTCCCCGCTGGCCGAGGAGACCGAGGGCGAGGTGCACGAGCTGCGCTGCACCGGCGAGGGCTGCGGTCTGGTCTACCCGGTGCGCGACGGCATCCCGGTCCTGCTGGTGGACGAGGCCCGCCGCCCGTCCTGA